In Camelus ferus isolate YT-003-E chromosome 5, BCGSAC_Cfer_1.0, whole genome shotgun sequence, one genomic interval encodes:
- the KLHL30 gene encoding kelch-like protein 30 isoform X1, translated as MVRNVDDLDFHLPSHAQDMLDGLQRLRSQPKLADVTLLVGGRELPCHRGLLALSSPYFHAMFAGNFAESFSARVELRDVEPAMVGQLVDFVYTGRLTITQANVEALTRTAARLHFPAVQKVCGRYLQQQLDATNCLGICEFGEQQGLLGVAAKAWAFLRENFEAVAHEDEFLQLSQERLATCLASDLLQVRPEQSRLEALLRWVRHDPQARAARLPELLSLVQLGAVPRPCVQQLLATEPLIQESEACRQALSQGHEGALLVLPQKLEEVLVVVGGRALEEEEEEGAEELSLHPGNFAFYNTRSKRWMALPDFPDHHKWGFSLAALNNDVYVTGGSRGTKTDTWSTTQAWCFPLKEAAWRPVAPMLKARTNHASAALNGEIYAVGGTTLDVVEVESYDPYTDAWTPVRPALKYVSNFSAAGCRGRLYLVGSSACKYNALALQCYNPVTDVWSVIASPFLPKYLSSPRCAALQGALYLVGDNTKKVYVYDPGANLWQKHTMAWPDLLLRGKTRLSQGPKGPLWTQKKHFLPGVSQDQEGVQSLHSLHENGALVPLGDVLYLTGGRWQGMDGDYHVEMEAYDRRRDAWIRHGALPRLWLYHGASAIFLDVSKWTQPFRSTEDH; from the exons ATGGTGCGGAACGTGGATGACCTGGACTTCCATCTGCCCTCGCACGCCCAGGATATGCTGGATGGCCTGCAGCGGCTGCGCTCCCAGCCCAAGCTGGCTGATGTCACGCTGCTGGTGGGTGGCCGGGAGCTGCCTTGCCACCGGGGCCTCCTGGCACTGAGCAGCCCCTACTTCCACGCCATGTTTGCAGGCAACTTTGCCGAGAGCTTCTCGGCCCGCGTGGAGCTGCGGGACGTGGAGCCCGCCATGGTGGGGCAGCTGGTGGACTTCGTGTACACTGGCCGGCTGACCATCACCCAGGCCAACGTGGAGGCGCTGACCCGCACAGCCGCGCGCCTGCACTTCCCCGCCGTGCAGAAGGTCTGCGGCCGCTacctgcagcagcagctggaCGCCACCAACTGCCTGGGCATCTGTGAGTttggggagcagcaggggctgCTAGGCGTGGCTGCCAAGGCCTGGGCCTTCCTGCGGGAGAACTTTGAGGCTGTGGCCCATGAGGACGAGTTCCTGCAGCTTTCCCAGGAGCGGCTGGCCACCTGTCTGGCCAGCGACCTGCTGCAGGTGCGGCCGGAGCAAAGTCGGTTGGAGGCCCTGCTGCGCTGGGTGCGCCACGACCCCCAGGCCCGGGCCGCCCGCCTGCCGGAGCTGCTCAGCCTGGTGCAGCTGGGCGCCGTGCCCAGGCCCTGCGTGCAGCAGCTGCTGGCCACAGAGCCGCTGATCCAGGAGTCAGAGGCCTGTCGGCAGGCCCTATCCCAAGGCCATGAGGGG gcGCTGCTGGTCCTCCcgcagaagctggaggaggttCTGGTAGTGGTGGGCGGGCGGgcgctggaggaggaggaggaggagggcgccGAGGAGCTCAGCCTCCACCCCGGGAACTTCGCCTTCTACAACACCAGGTCCA aGAGGTGGATGGCACTCCCAGACTTCCCCGACCACCACAAGTGGGGCTTCTCCCTGGCGGCACTGAACAACGACGTCTACGTGACAG GGGGCTCTCGGGGCACCAAGACGGACACGTGGTCCACAACGCAGGCCTGGTGCTTCCCACTGAAGGAGGCGGCCTGGAGGCCCGTGGCGCCCATGCTGAAGGCCCGCACGAACCACGCCAGTGCCGCGCTCAACGGTGAGATCTACGCCGTCGGCG GCACCACTCTGGACgtggtggaggtggagagctATGACCCCTACACAGACGCCTGGACGCCCGTCCGCCCGGCCCTCAAGTACGTCAGCAACTTCTCGGCGGCCGGCTGCCGGGGCAGGCTCTACCTGGTGGGCTCCAGCGCCTGCAAGTACAACGCGCTGGCCCTGCAGTGCTACAACCCTGTCACAG ACGTGTGGAGCGTGATCGCCTCGCCCTTCCTCCCCAAGTACCTGTCCTCGCCGCGCTGCGCTGCACTGCAGGGGGCGCTCTACCTGGTGGGGGACAACACCAAAAAGGTCTACGTGTACGACCCTGGGGCCAACCTGTGGCAGAAG CACACGATGGCCTGGCCTGACCTCCTCCTCAGGGGTAAAACCAGGCTCAGCCAGGGCCCTAAAGGACCACTGTGGACTCAGAAAAAGCACTTCCTTCCCGGTGTCAGCCAGGACCAAGAGGGA GTGCAGTCCCTGCACAGCCTGCACGAGAACGGAGCGCTGGTGCCACTGGGCGACGTGCTGTACTTGACGGGTGGCCGCTGGCAGGGCATGGACGGCGACTACCACGTGGAGATGGAGGCCTATGACCGCAGGCGCGACGCCTGGATCCGCCACGGCGCCCTGCCCCGTCTCTGGCTCTACCACGGGGCCTCTGCCATCTTCCTGGACGTGTCCAAGTGGACCCAGCCCTTCAGGTCGACCGAGGATCACTGA
- the KLHL30 gene encoding kelch-like protein 30 isoform X2 — protein sequence MVRNVDDLDFHLPSHAQDMLDGLQRLRSQPKLADVTLLVGGRELPCHRGLLALSSPYFHAMFAGNFAESFSARVELRDVEPAMVGQLVDFVYTGRLTITQANVEALTRTAARLHFPAVQKVCGRYLQQQLDATNCLGICEFGEQQGLLGVAAKAWAFLRENFEAVAHEDEFLQLSQERLATCLASDLLQVRPEQSRLEALLRWVRHDPQARAARLPELLSLVQLGAVPRPCVQQLLATEPLIQESEACRQALSQGHEGALLVLPQKLEEVLVVVGGRALEEEEEEGAEELSLHPGNFAFYNTRSKRWMALPDFPDHHKWGFSLAALNNDVYVTGGSRGTKTDTWSTTQAWCFPLKEAAWRPVAPMLKARTNHASAALNGEIYAVGGTTLDVVEVESYDPYTDAWTPVRPALKYVSNFSAAGCRGRLYLVGSSACKYNALALQCYNPVTDVWSVIASPFLPKYLSSPRCAALQGALYLVGDNTKKVYVYDPGANLWQKVQSLHSLHENGALVPLGDVLYLTGGRWQGMDGDYHVEMEAYDRRRDAWIRHGALPRLWLYHGASAIFLDVSKWTQPFRSTEDH from the exons ATGGTGCGGAACGTGGATGACCTGGACTTCCATCTGCCCTCGCACGCCCAGGATATGCTGGATGGCCTGCAGCGGCTGCGCTCCCAGCCCAAGCTGGCTGATGTCACGCTGCTGGTGGGTGGCCGGGAGCTGCCTTGCCACCGGGGCCTCCTGGCACTGAGCAGCCCCTACTTCCACGCCATGTTTGCAGGCAACTTTGCCGAGAGCTTCTCGGCCCGCGTGGAGCTGCGGGACGTGGAGCCCGCCATGGTGGGGCAGCTGGTGGACTTCGTGTACACTGGCCGGCTGACCATCACCCAGGCCAACGTGGAGGCGCTGACCCGCACAGCCGCGCGCCTGCACTTCCCCGCCGTGCAGAAGGTCTGCGGCCGCTacctgcagcagcagctggaCGCCACCAACTGCCTGGGCATCTGTGAGTttggggagcagcaggggctgCTAGGCGTGGCTGCCAAGGCCTGGGCCTTCCTGCGGGAGAACTTTGAGGCTGTGGCCCATGAGGACGAGTTCCTGCAGCTTTCCCAGGAGCGGCTGGCCACCTGTCTGGCCAGCGACCTGCTGCAGGTGCGGCCGGAGCAAAGTCGGTTGGAGGCCCTGCTGCGCTGGGTGCGCCACGACCCCCAGGCCCGGGCCGCCCGCCTGCCGGAGCTGCTCAGCCTGGTGCAGCTGGGCGCCGTGCCCAGGCCCTGCGTGCAGCAGCTGCTGGCCACAGAGCCGCTGATCCAGGAGTCAGAGGCCTGTCGGCAGGCCCTATCCCAAGGCCATGAGGGG gcGCTGCTGGTCCTCCcgcagaagctggaggaggttCTGGTAGTGGTGGGCGGGCGGgcgctggaggaggaggaggaggagggcgccGAGGAGCTCAGCCTCCACCCCGGGAACTTCGCCTTCTACAACACCAGGTCCA aGAGGTGGATGGCACTCCCAGACTTCCCCGACCACCACAAGTGGGGCTTCTCCCTGGCGGCACTGAACAACGACGTCTACGTGACAG GGGGCTCTCGGGGCACCAAGACGGACACGTGGTCCACAACGCAGGCCTGGTGCTTCCCACTGAAGGAGGCGGCCTGGAGGCCCGTGGCGCCCATGCTGAAGGCCCGCACGAACCACGCCAGTGCCGCGCTCAACGGTGAGATCTACGCCGTCGGCG GCACCACTCTGGACgtggtggaggtggagagctATGACCCCTACACAGACGCCTGGACGCCCGTCCGCCCGGCCCTCAAGTACGTCAGCAACTTCTCGGCGGCCGGCTGCCGGGGCAGGCTCTACCTGGTGGGCTCCAGCGCCTGCAAGTACAACGCGCTGGCCCTGCAGTGCTACAACCCTGTCACAG ACGTGTGGAGCGTGATCGCCTCGCCCTTCCTCCCCAAGTACCTGTCCTCGCCGCGCTGCGCTGCACTGCAGGGGGCGCTCTACCTGGTGGGGGACAACACCAAAAAGGTCTACGTGTACGACCCTGGGGCCAACCTGTGGCAGAAG GTGCAGTCCCTGCACAGCCTGCACGAGAACGGAGCGCTGGTGCCACTGGGCGACGTGCTGTACTTGACGGGTGGCCGCTGGCAGGGCATGGACGGCGACTACCACGTGGAGATGGAGGCCTATGACCGCAGGCGCGACGCCTGGATCCGCCACGGCGCCCTGCCCCGTCTCTGGCTCTACCACGGGGCCTCTGCCATCTTCCTGGACGTGTCCAAGTGGACCCAGCCCTTCAGGTCGACCGAGGATCACTGA
- the KLHL30 gene encoding kelch-like protein 30 isoform X3, which translates to MVRNVDDLDFHLPSHAQDMLDGLQRLRSQPKLADVTLLVGGRELPCHRGLLALSSPYFHAMFAGNFAESFSARVELRDVEPAMVGQLVDFVYTGRLTITQANVEALTRTAARLHFPAVQKVCGRYLQQQLDATNCLGICEFGEQQGLLGVAAKAWAFLRENFEAVAHEDEFLQLSQERLATCLASDLLQVRPEQSRLEALLRWVRHDPQARAARLPELLSLVQLGAVPRPCVQQLLATEPLIQESEACRQALSQGHEGALLVLPQKLEEVLVVVGGRALEEEEEEGAEELSLHPGNFAFYNTRSKRWMALPDFPDHHKWGFSLAALNNDVYVTGGSRGTKTDTWSTTQAWCFPLKEAAWRPVAPMLKARTNHASAALNGEIYAVGGTTLDVVEVESYDPYTDAWTPVRPALKYVSNFSAAGCRGRLYLVGSSACKYNALALQCYNPVTDVWSVIASPFLPKYLSSPRCAALQGALYLVGDNTKKVYVYDPGANLWQKAVHRCSPCTACTRTERWCHWATCCT; encoded by the exons ATGGTGCGGAACGTGGATGACCTGGACTTCCATCTGCCCTCGCACGCCCAGGATATGCTGGATGGCCTGCAGCGGCTGCGCTCCCAGCCCAAGCTGGCTGATGTCACGCTGCTGGTGGGTGGCCGGGAGCTGCCTTGCCACCGGGGCCTCCTGGCACTGAGCAGCCCCTACTTCCACGCCATGTTTGCAGGCAACTTTGCCGAGAGCTTCTCGGCCCGCGTGGAGCTGCGGGACGTGGAGCCCGCCATGGTGGGGCAGCTGGTGGACTTCGTGTACACTGGCCGGCTGACCATCACCCAGGCCAACGTGGAGGCGCTGACCCGCACAGCCGCGCGCCTGCACTTCCCCGCCGTGCAGAAGGTCTGCGGCCGCTacctgcagcagcagctggaCGCCACCAACTGCCTGGGCATCTGTGAGTttggggagcagcaggggctgCTAGGCGTGGCTGCCAAGGCCTGGGCCTTCCTGCGGGAGAACTTTGAGGCTGTGGCCCATGAGGACGAGTTCCTGCAGCTTTCCCAGGAGCGGCTGGCCACCTGTCTGGCCAGCGACCTGCTGCAGGTGCGGCCGGAGCAAAGTCGGTTGGAGGCCCTGCTGCGCTGGGTGCGCCACGACCCCCAGGCCCGGGCCGCCCGCCTGCCGGAGCTGCTCAGCCTGGTGCAGCTGGGCGCCGTGCCCAGGCCCTGCGTGCAGCAGCTGCTGGCCACAGAGCCGCTGATCCAGGAGTCAGAGGCCTGTCGGCAGGCCCTATCCCAAGGCCATGAGGGG gcGCTGCTGGTCCTCCcgcagaagctggaggaggttCTGGTAGTGGTGGGCGGGCGGgcgctggaggaggaggaggaggagggcgccGAGGAGCTCAGCCTCCACCCCGGGAACTTCGCCTTCTACAACACCAGGTCCA aGAGGTGGATGGCACTCCCAGACTTCCCCGACCACCACAAGTGGGGCTTCTCCCTGGCGGCACTGAACAACGACGTCTACGTGACAG GGGGCTCTCGGGGCACCAAGACGGACACGTGGTCCACAACGCAGGCCTGGTGCTTCCCACTGAAGGAGGCGGCCTGGAGGCCCGTGGCGCCCATGCTGAAGGCCCGCACGAACCACGCCAGTGCCGCGCTCAACGGTGAGATCTACGCCGTCGGCG GCACCACTCTGGACgtggtggaggtggagagctATGACCCCTACACAGACGCCTGGACGCCCGTCCGCCCGGCCCTCAAGTACGTCAGCAACTTCTCGGCGGCCGGCTGCCGGGGCAGGCTCTACCTGGTGGGCTCCAGCGCCTGCAAGTACAACGCGCTGGCCCTGCAGTGCTACAACCCTGTCACAG ACGTGTGGAGCGTGATCGCCTCGCCCTTCCTCCCCAAGTACCTGTCCTCGCCGCGCTGCGCTGCACTGCAGGGGGCGCTCTACCTGGTGGGGGACAACACCAAAAAGGTCTACGTGTACGACCCTGGGGCCAACCTGTGGCAGAAG GCCGTCCACAGGTGCAGTCCCTGCACAGCCTGCACGAGAACGGAGCGCTGGTGCCACTGGGCGACGTGCTGTACTTGA